In Microbulbifer agarilyticus, the DNA window GCTTGCTGACACAACGCCTGCTCAAATTACTCGCAGCCTGCAAACAGCCGGAAGAAGTACTGGCGATTACCTTTACCCGCAAAGCGGCGGGTGAAATGCGCGAGCGACTTCTCGACGCTTTAGTAGACGCACGGGACAATCCGGAGCCAGAGAATCCTCACGCAAAAATTACCTGGCAGCTGGCAAAAAATTTGTTGGCCCACGACCAGACACATCAATGGCACCTACTCGAGAGCCCTCAGCGCCTGCGTATCCAGACCATCGATGGACTGTGCCGAAATATCGCCAGCCAATTACCCGTCGACAGTGGACTGGGCGCACCGGGGGAACCCCTGGAGCAGCCCGCGATCGCCTACGAGAAGGCCATTGCCAATCTATTGACGAAGCTGGAGCAAGAGCCACTGGATCAGGATCTTGGCGAGCTGCTGCTGCACCTCGACAACAACCTGCCGGAAGTTACCGGGCTACTGCAGACCCTGCTGGAAAAGCGGGAACAGTGGCTCGAACCGCTACTTGCCGTTCACCAGGAACAGGCCGAGGACTATTTCACCTTCGTAATCAACGAACTGATTGAAGGGCAGCTTGCCGCACTGAAAGCGGGATTGGGGACACACCTCGGTGAACTGATTGAACTCGCGGACTACGCGGGCACTAATCTCAGTAAAGACAAGCCCGAGCATCCGATAAGCCAACTTGCAGGTATCGCAGGCGCGCCGAGCTGTGACGCGGAAGGTCTGCCGCAGTGGCTGGCGCTCGCTGAGCTACTGGTTACCGGTACCGGCACCTATCGCAAGTCGGTCACCAAAACCATTGGCTTTCCCGCCGCCGATAAGAAGTCTCCGGATGCGGGGAAGGCCAAAGAGCAAAAGGCGCGAATTAGTGCCCTGCTCGCTTCCTTGGCCGACGATGAAGCGCTACTGCAACAGATCGCCGAAGTGCGTACCCTTCCCGGCGGTATGGACGACGGCCAGTGGCAGATTCTGCGCTCGATGGCCCGCATCCTGCCGCTGTTGGTGGCAGAGTTAAAACTGGTATTCCAGCAGGTCGGCGGCACCGACTTTACCGAGGTCGCGCAGGCGGCGCTGGCGGCACTGGGCAGCAGTGATGATCCTAGTGAAGTCGCGCTCAAGCTGGACGTGCAGATTCAGCACATACTGGTGGATGAATTCCAGGATACGTCCCAGTTACAACTGGAATTTCTGCAAAAACTCACCGCCGGCTGGGAGCCTCAAGACGGGCGCAGCCTGTTTATCGTGGGCGACGGCATGCAATCCTGCTACGGCTTCCGCAATGCCAACGTGGGCATCTTTCTGGACGCGCGCAACGAAGGGATTGGCGAACTGCCGCTGGTACCACTGAATCTACAGGTGAATTTTCGCTCCAGTACCGCTGTGGTGGATTGGGTAAATACCACCTTCGCGCGCGCCTTCCCCAGCAAAGACAATATCAGCCGCGGCGCCGTGCGTTATCTGGAATCCGTGGCGTTCAAGCCGCGCTCCTGGAAAGGTGAACCCGTCACCTTCTATGGCTGCACAGACGATAGCGAACGTTTGTTGGAAGCGGAGAAGACCCTGCAAATCGTGCAGGACCTACAGGCGCAATCACCGTCGGCAAGCATCGCCATTCTGGTGCGGAATAAAAAACATCTGCAACAGATCTTGCCGGAACTCACGCGTGCCGGCATTCCTTACCAAGCCCAGGATCTCTCGCCCCTGGCCAGTAAAATGGTGGTGCTGGACTTGCTCAGCCTGACACGCGCCTTGCAAGACCATTCTGACCGTATCAGCTGGTTATCGGTACTGCGTGCCCCCTGGTTCGGCCTCACCCTGCCCGACCTGTATGCACTGGCCAACGCCACTGCAGAGACCAGCAATCTCGACGAGGACGCAAAGCCACGGGATCCGCGTGACCCGAAAAATGCGCCCATTCTAAACACGTTGCTAAACAACCTGCACAGTGGCCAGGCAATGGCAGGGTTGAGTGAAGATGGCGCGCAACGCTTGCAGCGAAGCCTGCCGGTCATGCTGGAAGCCTGGCAGCAACGTGGCCGCAAACCTCTGCGGGTTTGGATCGAAGGCTTGTGGCTCGCCCTCGGCGGACCAGCGTGTGTGGCAGACAAGCAGGAACTGAGTAACGCCTCTGACTTTTTCCAGCTCCTGGAAAAATACGACCAGGGCGGTCGGATCGGCGATTGGCCCGCATTCGAGCAAGCCCTGGAAAAATTGTTCGCGCGCCCCGCACAACAGGCCACCGTGCAGGTGATGACGATCCACAAGTCCAAGGGTCTGGAATTTGACCATGTAATCATTCCGGGCCTAGACAAGTCCGGCGGTGCCGGCGGCAGCGACCAGCTTTTGCGCTGGTGCAGCTGGCTAAATACCGAGGCAGATAACCGTTTTCTGCTCGCGCCGAAAAGCCCGCGCAGCGGCAAAGACCCGCTCTACGCCTACGTCAAGCACGACAACAGCGAGCGCGAGCGACTCGAAGGTACACGCCTGCTGTACGTGGGCTGCACCCGTGCGATCCACAGCCTGTATCTGCTGGCCAACGTGAAGTCTTCCGACAAGAAAAATGAGGACTACAAGGCGCCCGCGCCCGCATCACTGCTTGCCAGCATCTGGCCCGCACTTAGCCAACAGGACGGCAGCAATTGGTGTTATTGGCTTGAGAGCCCGGAGCCGGCAGCCGATGCTGACGCAACCGATCACAGCTATCTGCTGCAGTTGCCCCTGGGCTGGCAGCCCAGTGCTTACCCTCATGGAAACCTGCTGGCCCGCTACCGAGTCGCAAGCACACAAGCCGCACCCGGCGAGGATGCGCAGGACGCGCCGGAAGAACGCAACTTGCCCGAGCTTGGGCAGGTACAACAGCGCTGGTTCCGGCACGCAGGCACCGTTGCCCATGAAACCCTGGCGACACTCACCGAAGCACCGGAACGCTTGCAACGCCCCACGCCTGAAGTGATCAGCGAGTTACGACCGCTTTGGCAATTGCGACTCTCGGAGGCTGGCTTAAGCGGACGCAACCTCGAAAACGCGGCCGAAAAAGTTGAACAGGCGATCGCCCGCACTCTCAGTTGTGAGACCGGCCGCTGGTTACTCGACGCAAGTCATCTAGAATCTGCCGCCGAGCAGGAGATTCACACCGGAGGTGGCCAGCTGCGCCGCAATATCATTGATCGTACTTTTATCGACGCCGAAGGCAGCCGCTGGATCGTCGATTACAAGACCGCAGAACCGAGTGCCGGTGAAGAACCGTCAGACTTTATTGCCGCGCAGCTGGAGCAGTACCGCTATCAGCTGGATCGCTACCGACGCCTGTTCTACCAGCGCGGCGAAACATCCATACGCTGTGCACTGTACTTCCCTCTGATGCAAACGCTGGCAGAGTTACCTCCGGAATAAGCACTCAAAGTCCGATCTGGAACCGGCCCTGAAAGGGGCCGGATCGGCGACTAACGCAGCGTCCGCGTCAGCCCGATACTCGCGCACTCACTATCCTACCCAGATACTGCCAGCCACATAGCCGAGCAAACCCATCCTTAGCAAGCACATCAAGACTAGATAAATTTTGCGCACACGGTACAAACTGGTGACAACTAAAACTGTTTCAAATGAAACCCTAGCCCTACCACCAGTCACTAGGTAGCATAACTGCCCCGCAGCTCTGTGCTGTGGGCAAGGACGCGACCAAATTATCTAAATAAGTAGTGATTTAACCATGACCACGCAGCAGTTCGACGACCTTAACGTCGTCTCCCAGGACATCCTGATTACACCGGAAGCGCTGAAATCAGAACTGCCCGTTAGTGAGGCAGCTGAAGCTTCTGTGGCCGCCGGCCGTGCCGCCGTGCGCGATATTCTCGACCGCAAAGACCACCGCTTGATGGTTGTGATCGGCCCCTGTTCCGTTCACGACGTCGATGCGGCCATCGATTATGCCCAGCGCCTGAAGGCGCTGGCCGATAAGGTCTCCGACACCCTGCTGATCGTGATGCGTGTGTATTTTGAAAAGCCCCGTACAACCGTGGGCTGGAAAGGATTGATTAACGATCCACACCTGGACGATTCCTTCAAGATTGAAGACGGCCTGCACATTGGCCGCAAGCTTCTGCTGGATGTTGCCGAGCTGGGCCTGCCAACCTCCACCGAGGCACTGGACCCGATCTCTCCGCAGTACCTGCAGGACCTGATTTCCTGGTCTGCGATCGGTGCCCGCACCACCGAATCCCAGACACACCGCGAAATGGCTAGCGGCCTCTCTTCCGCAGTGGGATTTAAAAACGGTACCGACGGCAGCCTGGAAGTGGCAATCAATGCACTTCAGTCCACCGCCAACCCACACCGTTTCCTGGGCATTAATAAAGAAGGCCAGGTTGCCATCATCCACACCGCCGGTAATAAATACGGCCACGTGGTACTCCGCGGTGGTAATGACAAACCGAACTACGACTCGGTGAGTGTCGCGGTCTGCGAGAAAGAGCTTGAGGCAGCAGGTTTGATCCCCAACATCATGGTGGACTGCAGCCACGCCAACTCCAACAAAAACCACGAATTGCAACCGCTAGTGGTGGACAACGTGACTCACCAGATTCTGGATGGCAACAAGTCCATTATCGGCATTATGGTGGAAAGTAACCTGAAAGCTGGCAACCAGAAGATCAATAAAGATCGCAGCAAGATGGAATACGGCGTATCCGTTACCGATAAGTGCATCGACTGGGAAACCACCGAATCCCTACTGCTCGGTATGGCGGAGCAGCTGCGCGAACCGCTTCAGGCTCGCAAAGGCTAAACAGTTTCACGCTTATTACAGGCCGGCTTTGCCGGCCTTTTTTTTTGCCCGCGCAATATCATTTCATTGTTTCCCCCTCCTACACGTCACCCTGGGCGCATACACCTCAGTGCGCGTCCGAGTATCCCCGGAATTCTATCTACACTACTTGGATAGCAACCAAACCCAATGCGCGTATTTGGCAATAGGAGCCGACAATGACTGACGCACAGAGAATGAAATATCTGAAGATCGCCCTCGTCGTCCTTGGCATCTTCTTTATCTTTGGAATATACATCATGATGATGTGGGTATGGCCGTCGGGCTGGGGCTGGACGCCGCGGCAGCCGGAATACGAGCAGATGATTATGGGACTCTACGCAACGCTCGGCGTATTCCTGATCAGGGCAGCAAAAAATCCGATGGAAAACCTGAGTCTTATCTGGTTTACCATTTGGTCCAGCATCGTACACGGCGCCATAATGCTGGTACAGGCCTTAGTAGACGAGACCGAGCGGACGAACTTACTGGGTGATGTACCGGCACTGTTTCTGGTGGCCGCTGTGCTCTGGTATCTCATGCCCAAGCGACATTCACACTAGCGCGCCCTATTCCAACCAGCGAAGCAGAACGAACAGGCAGAGAAACCACACAAGGAGCCAGGCACTGCGGCGATACCAGTTAACCTTGGCCTCCGTACGCAAGTGGTGACGTATTGCCTGTTCATATAGATCCGGCTCACCTTCGGTTCGCGCCCCTCCACCTTTCCATTTGCCACCGGGCAAAATGGAGACCGCAACTGCCGCAACAACTGTCACGAAAAAACCAATCACATTCCACCACAGCCAGGAGATTTCCGGCATAGTCAGCCAACATATGCCATTTACCGCCACCCCGAGTGACAGCCCAACAATAACCTGCGGTCCCGCCACACGCTGCACTAAAAAGCCTAGTATGAACACCGCCAGAATCGGCCCATTCGCCAGCGAGCCGACCTTGTTGATAGCCTCCAACACCGTAGGCGCGATATCGCCCACGTAAAACGCCATAACCAGCGTAACAACGCCCCAGACCGCCGTCATGCCCCGCGAATACACTAACTCTTTTCGTGCCGTCCAATGCCCACGGTGGAACCGCCGAACGTAATCTTCCATGGTCGTAGCACTTAATGAGTTCAGCACCGAATCGAGGGACGACATCGCAGCGGCAAACAACGCCACCAGACTCAGCCCTACCAACCCAACGGGTAACGCGTTGATCATGTAGAGCGGTACAGCAAGATTGTATTGGGGCCCCTGCCCGGTCGCCGGCAATGCTGAGACGAATGTCGGGTGTTGTGCGGCGTACACACCGATACCCACGCCCACCAGGCAGTACAGAAACACCAGCGGGAAACGCAACACACCATTGATCAGCAGTGCATTATTGGTGGCGTCAATATTGCGGGTACTGAGTTGCCTCTGCACCTGGCTCTGATCACAACCGTAATAGGAAACATACAGAAAAAGCCCACCAAACAGCATTGGCCAAAACGCGAACGTCTTGCCATCACCAAAACCGTGGTGCGCGAAGTCGAGCGTGGTTTTCCGCTCACTGTCGAAGGCCTGCCACATGGCATCCATCCCTCCGGCTACGGTCGTCAGTGAAACCAGAACCACCAGCAGCATGATGGCGAGAATGAGCAACTGCAATACATCGGAATAGATAACGCCACGAATCCCACCCATCACGTCATATACCACGGTAAAGGCTCCGAGTAGCAATACCGAAGCAAAAAAGCCCAACCCGGTAATCAAATCGATCACCAATGCAATGCTGTAGACGGTAACGGCGGTGGCAAATGCGCGAACGAATAGAAACAATCCGCTGAGAGTCAAGCGGGTGGCCAGATCAAAGCGCCGTTCGAGATAGGCATACACAGAGACGAGATTGAGGTGACGAAACAGCGGCATCACAAACAGGATCAACACCACCATCGCCAGTGGCACCGCGAGTTCATATTGCAGCCACAGCAGGCCGCCGCCCGCGGTAAACGCAACAAAGGCCGGCGCACCAAGAATGCTGTTGGTAGAGCACTGGGTGGCCATGATCGACAGGCCTACCGGCCACGGACCCAGGTTGCGCCCCGCCACATAGTAATCTTCCCGGCTGCCCTGGCGGCGCGACAACCAGTAAGCCATCCCCAGAAGGCCAACACAGTAAGCGGCAATAATTCCCCAATCAATCCCTGATATCTGCTGTGTCATTGCTGTGTACTTTGGTTATGTACTTCGTACTGCTGTTCTTTTGTTATTTGGGTGAAAACTCCTTGATCACCCGGCTTCATGACGCCGCTACCTCAGCAGCCAAACGACCTCGCGGGCCGGTACCTTACCCTTCAAGCCGCCATCTATTTCGGCAGAACCCAGCTGCTCCGTCTTGTAGGCGCTGTCGTAAAGCCGGTGAACCTCGGCAGCATCCACACAAAATGGCGGCCCTGGTAATTGGCTCTGATCGTAATCAATCGCCAGCAACAGCTGATCAGCCCCCTCGGTAAGCGCGATCAGGTGCGCTGCGTAGGCTGTGCGCATTGCCTCCGGCAGCGCTACCAGCGCGGCGCGATCGTACACCGCATCGATGGAACCCAGCGCGTCGCGCGTTAGTTCGAAAAAATCCCCTACAAAGACCTCCAGCTGCCCCGTACTGTAGAGCTTTGCGTTGCCCACCTTAGCGACCTGCGGGTCCACATCAAGCTGCGCAAACAGCTGCTGGATCGCCACCTCACTCAACTCAGCACCAACAACGCGGTAGCCGTGTTGTAGCAACCAGGCGATATCCAGTGTTTTACCGCACAGCGGCAAGAATATCCGGGCACCGGCCGATAACCGCAGAGCATCCAGATGCTCAACCAGTAATGGGTGCGCATCCGGGTTGTGGAAGCCGATTTCGTTTTTGTGCCACTTATCCAGCCAAAATTTGTGTTCCATATACCTCGCCTTCGCAGATATTGCACCTGTGGCGCCAATGATGCGGACCTCGCCGCACCACGCCTTTTGCCCGGTATAATACCAGCTATGTCTGAGTTACCTATCCACGAGGTGTTGCCCCAACTGCGCGACCGCCTCAACCAAGAAAACAATGTCGTTCTGCAGGCGCCCCCCGGCGCCGGCAAGACTACCGCGGTGCCACTGGCACTGCTGGATAGCCCGTGGCTTGAGGGCCGCAGAATCATCATGCTGGAGCCCCGGCGTCTGGCAGCCCGCTCCGCTGCCGCCCGTATGGCCGACCTGCTTGGCGAGCCGGTGGGTAAAACCGTCGGCTATCAGATTCGCGCAGAGCGTAAATACGGCCGCGATACGCGCATCCTCGTGGTGACCGAAGGGATTCTCACCCGCTTGCTGCAGTCAGACCCCGAGCTCACCGATACCGCACTGGTCATTTTCGACGAATTCCATGAACGCAATCTGCAGGGTGACCTGGCACTGGCACTATGCCTGCAGTCTCAGGAGGTGTTGCGTGAAGATTTAAAGCTGTTGGTCATGTCGGCAACGCTTGATGCGGAAGCCGTCGCCGGCCTACTCGGCGAGGCCCCGGTGATTACTAGTGAAGGCCGCGCTTTCCCTGTCGATATTACGTACCTCCCCCACCCGCAGGTACCTGAGAACTTCCGCCAATTGCCGACAACGGTGGCACGCAAAGTGAGTGAATTGCTGGCACAGCAGGATGGAAGCGTGCTTGTGTTTCTCCCAGGAGTCGGCGAGATACGCCAGGTAGAAAGCTCACTTAGGGAGTCTCTCGGCAATCAGCCACAGATATTAATCGCGCCGCTTTATGGCGACCTTAAGAAAGAGCAGCAGGACGCCGCCATCGCGCCCTGCCCCGATGGCAAGCGCAAAGTTGTGCTCGCCACGAATGTTGCCGAGACCTCTCTAACCATCGAAGGTATCCGTGTAGTGGTGGATGCGGGGCTTATGCGGGAATCGCGCTTCGACCCGAATACCGGTATGAATCGCCTGGTAACCACACAGATATCCCAGGCCTCTGCCACCCAGCGCACCGGCCGTGCCGGACGACTCAGTGAAGGGTATTGCCTGCGCCTGTGGAGCGAATCAACACAGCGGGGCATGGCGAAAAAGAACAGCCCTGAAATACTGTTAAGTGACCTGGCCCCGGTGATGCTCGAACTGGCCCAATGGGGCGTGAGCGAACCGAGTGAACTGCGCTGGCTGGATCTGCCACCACCGGGACCGACAGCACAAGCACAGGAATTACTGATCGAGCTAGGAGCGCTCGATACGCAATTGCGGATTACCCCGCACGGGCAGAAAATACTGCAGCTCGGCACCCACCCCCGACTGGCCCATATGATGTTGTGCAGCGTGGAACTGGGTCTGCAGGAGCCGGCCACCCTACTCGCAGCACTTTTATCGGAGCGCGACATCTTCCGCGGGGAGCAGCGCTGGGATAGAGACATCCACAAACGCATGGAAGTATTGCTCGGGCGCACCAAAAACAGCCGCGCCGACTTCGCTTCGATTCAACGTATCCACCAACAGGCGAAGACCTGGCGTGCCCAACTCACGGAGCGAGATACCACTTCAGCGGCAATCGCGGACGCCCGGGACGCTACCGGTATTTTACTCGGCCTCGCCTATCCCGACAGAATTGCAAAAAATCGACACGACCGCGAACGGCGCTTCCTGCTTTCGAACGGGCGCGGCGCCCACTTCTCCCATGACGACGATTTGGCCCAGGAAGCGTTTCTCGTCATCGCAGACCTT includes these proteins:
- a CDS encoding UvrD-helicase domain-containing protein, with amino-acid sequence MTSSTPVDARQREQALDITQSYAVSAPAGSGKTGLLTQRLLKLLAACKQPEEVLAITFTRKAAGEMRERLLDALVDARDNPEPENPHAKITWQLAKNLLAHDQTHQWHLLESPQRLRIQTIDGLCRNIASQLPVDSGLGAPGEPLEQPAIAYEKAIANLLTKLEQEPLDQDLGELLLHLDNNLPEVTGLLQTLLEKREQWLEPLLAVHQEQAEDYFTFVINELIEGQLAALKAGLGTHLGELIELADYAGTNLSKDKPEHPISQLAGIAGAPSCDAEGLPQWLALAELLVTGTGTYRKSVTKTIGFPAADKKSPDAGKAKEQKARISALLASLADDEALLQQIAEVRTLPGGMDDGQWQILRSMARILPLLVAELKLVFQQVGGTDFTEVAQAALAALGSSDDPSEVALKLDVQIQHILVDEFQDTSQLQLEFLQKLTAGWEPQDGRSLFIVGDGMQSCYGFRNANVGIFLDARNEGIGELPLVPLNLQVNFRSSTAVVDWVNTTFARAFPSKDNISRGAVRYLESVAFKPRSWKGEPVTFYGCTDDSERLLEAEKTLQIVQDLQAQSPSASIAILVRNKKHLQQILPELTRAGIPYQAQDLSPLASKMVVLDLLSLTRALQDHSDRISWLSVLRAPWFGLTLPDLYALANATAETSNLDEDAKPRDPRDPKNAPILNTLLNNLHSGQAMAGLSEDGAQRLQRSLPVMLEAWQQRGRKPLRVWIEGLWLALGGPACVADKQELSNASDFFQLLEKYDQGGRIGDWPAFEQALEKLFARPAQQATVQVMTIHKSKGLEFDHVIIPGLDKSGGAGGSDQLLRWCSWLNTEADNRFLLAPKSPRSGKDPLYAYVKHDNSERERLEGTRLLYVGCTRAIHSLYLLANVKSSDKKNEDYKAPAPASLLASIWPALSQQDGSNWCYWLESPEPAADADATDHSYLLQLPLGWQPSAYPHGNLLARYRVASTQAAPGEDAQDAPEERNLPELGQVQQRWFRHAGTVAHETLATLTEAPERLQRPTPEVISELRPLWQLRLSEAGLSGRNLENAAEKVEQAIARTLSCETGRWLLDASHLESAAEQEIHTGGGQLRRNIIDRTFIDAEGSRWIVDYKTAEPSAGEEPSDFIAAQLEQYRYQLDRYRRLFYQRGETSIRCALYFPLMQTLAELPPE
- a CDS encoding 3-deoxy-7-phosphoheptulonate synthase, with the translated sequence MTTQQFDDLNVVSQDILITPEALKSELPVSEAAEASVAAGRAAVRDILDRKDHRLMVVIGPCSVHDVDAAIDYAQRLKALADKVSDTLLIVMRVYFEKPRTTVGWKGLINDPHLDDSFKIEDGLHIGRKLLLDVAELGLPTSTEALDPISPQYLQDLISWSAIGARTTESQTHREMASGLSSAVGFKNGTDGSLEVAINALQSTANPHRFLGINKEGQVAIIHTAGNKYGHVVLRGGNDKPNYDSVSVAVCEKELEAAGLIPNIMVDCSHANSNKNHELQPLVVDNVTHQILDGNKSIIGIMVESNLKAGNQKINKDRSKMEYGVSVTDKCIDWETTESLLLGMAEQLREPLQARKG
- a CDS encoding DUF6632 domain-containing protein; this encodes MTDAQRMKYLKIALVVLGIFFIFGIYIMMMWVWPSGWGWTPRQPEYEQMIMGLYATLGVFLIRAAKNPMENLSLIWFTIWSSIVHGAIMLVQALVDETERTNLLGDVPALFLVAAVLWYLMPKRHSH
- a CDS encoding sodium:solute symporter; the protein is MTQQISGIDWGIIAAYCVGLLGMAYWLSRRQGSREDYYVAGRNLGPWPVGLSIMATQCSTNSILGAPAFVAFTAGGGLLWLQYELAVPLAMVVLILFVMPLFRHLNLVSVYAYLERRFDLATRLTLSGLFLFVRAFATAVTVYSIALVIDLITGLGFFASVLLLGAFTVVYDVMGGIRGVIYSDVLQLLILAIMLLVVLVSLTTVAGGMDAMWQAFDSERKTTLDFAHHGFGDGKTFAFWPMLFGGLFLYVSYYGCDQSQVQRQLSTRNIDATNNALLINGVLRFPLVFLYCLVGVGIGVYAAQHPTFVSALPATGQGPQYNLAVPLYMINALPVGLVGLSLVALFAAAMSSLDSVLNSLSATTMEDYVRRFHRGHWTARKELVYSRGMTAVWGVVTLVMAFYVGDIAPTVLEAINKVGSLANGPILAVFILGFLVQRVAGPQVIVGLSLGVAVNGICWLTMPEISWLWWNVIGFFVTVVAAVAVSILPGGKWKGGGARTEGEPDLYEQAIRHHLRTEAKVNWYRRSAWLLVWFLCLFVLLRWLE
- the tmpT gene encoding thiopurine S-methyltransferase produces the protein MEHKFWLDKWHKNEIGFHNPDAHPLLVEHLDALRLSAGARIFLPLCGKTLDIAWLLQHGYRVVGAELSEVAIQQLFAQLDVDPQVAKVGNAKLYSTGQLEVFVGDFFELTRDALGSIDAVYDRAALVALPEAMRTAYAAHLIALTEGADQLLLAIDYDQSQLPGPPFCVDAAEVHRLYDSAYKTEQLGSAEIDGGLKGKVPAREVVWLLR
- the hrpB gene encoding ATP-dependent helicase HrpB → MSELPIHEVLPQLRDRLNQENNVVLQAPPGAGKTTAVPLALLDSPWLEGRRIIMLEPRRLAARSAAARMADLLGEPVGKTVGYQIRAERKYGRDTRILVVTEGILTRLLQSDPELTDTALVIFDEFHERNLQGDLALALCLQSQEVLREDLKLLVMSATLDAEAVAGLLGEAPVITSEGRAFPVDITYLPHPQVPENFRQLPTTVARKVSELLAQQDGSVLVFLPGVGEIRQVESSLRESLGNQPQILIAPLYGDLKKEQQDAAIAPCPDGKRKVVLATNVAETSLTIEGIRVVVDAGLMRESRFDPNTGMNRLVTTQISQASATQRTGRAGRLSEGYCLRLWSESTQRGMAKKNSPEILLSDLAPVMLELAQWGVSEPSELRWLDLPPPGPTAQAQELLIELGALDTQLRITPHGQKILQLGTHPRLAHMMLCSVELGLQEPATLLAALLSERDIFRGEQRWDRDIHKRMEVLLGRTKNSRADFASIQRIHQQAKTWRAQLTERDTTSAAIADARDATGILLGLAYPDRIAKNRHDRERRFLLSNGRGAHFSHDDDLAQEAFLVIADLDGQGRDARIQLAARIDRELLHEYFSELIEQREAVRWDNSAGRAIASKQTLLGKLILEEKPAQDISPELISRALLDAIRQGGLRLLPWTKDSENLLERVRFLYREREQFADLLSGLALPEWSEAALIESLESWLLPHLNGFSKLDQLKQLDLKSILLSQLEWSTQQQLDALAPSHIQVPSGSRIAIDYGETPPVLPVRLQEMFGLGQTPTIINGRYPLMIHLLSPARRPVQVTRDLASFWENTYQEVKKELRIKYQKHFWPDDPTTAQATSKTKKRMNG